In a genomic window of Gambusia affinis linkage group LG04, SWU_Gaff_1.0, whole genome shotgun sequence:
- the mrpl4 gene encoding 39S ribosomal protein L4, mitochondrial, producing MLRFSLVFSRGAARRFASSFSSETALPPNLRLPSNLVDPDRLKRPPPPEDSSLPLIRKCEAALPAHLSPVRTWVDTLESKDSEPLGLTELHPDVFAVTPRLDILHAVETWQRNYKRISHANTKVRSEVRGGGRKPWKQKGSGRARHGSIRSPLWRGGGVSHGPRGPNSYYYMLPMKVRVQGLKVALSSKMAQQYLHVVDSLNIPTPDSQYLLELIRDRHWGESVLLVDVSQEFPENILQATANLKTVNLIPAIGLNVHSMLKHEAVILTLDTVRFLEEKLLWHDKRYTFLYPFKLPYSDFP from the exons aTGCTTcgtttctctttagttttcagCAGAGGAGCGGCTCGAAGG ttTGCCTCATCTTTCTCCAGTGAGACCGCTCTACCTCCAAACTTGCGCCTTCCCTCAAATCTTGTGGATCCTGACAGATTAA AGCGTCCTCCACCTCCAGAAGACTCCTCCCTTCCTCTAATCAGGAAGTGCGAAGCGGCACTTCCTGCTCACCTGAGCCCCGTGCGGACGTGGGTGGACACTCTGGAGAGTAAGGATAGCGAACCTTTGGGTCTGACTGAACTCCACCCCGATGTCTTTGCAGTGACTCCAAG GCTTGATATTCTACATGCTGTTGAAACCTGGCAGAGAAATTACAAAAGAATT AGTCATGCTAACACAAAGGTGAGGTCAGAGGTGCGAGGCGGAGGCAGGAAGCCatggaaacaaaaaggaagcgGAAGAGCTCGCCATGGAAGCATCCGATCGCCGCTGTGGAGAGGAG GCGGAGTTTCTCATGGGCCAAGAGGACCCAACAGTTACTACTACATGTTACCCATGAAAGTACGAGTGCAGGGGCTGAAAGTGGCTCTAAGCTCCAAGATGGCTCAG CAATACCTCCACGTAGTGGACTCGCTGAACATTCCCACGCCAGACTCCCAGTATCTGCTGGAGCTGATCAGAGACAGACACTGGGGAGAGTCTGTGCTGCTGGTTGATGT GTCTCAAGAGTTCCCTGAAAATATCCTCCAGGCTACAGCAAACCTAAAGACAGTCAACCTTATTCCAGCCATCG GTCTGAATGTGCACAGCATGCTGAAACATGAAGCCGTCATCCTGACTCTGGACACGGTCAGGTTTCTGGAGGAGAAGCTCCTCTGGCACGACAAGCGTTACACGTTTCTTTACCCGTTCAAACTGCCGTACTCCGACTTCCCTTAG